In a genomic window of Apteryx mantelli isolate bAptMan1 chromosome 2, bAptMan1.hap1, whole genome shotgun sequence:
- the NXPH1 gene encoding neurexophilin-1 — translation MQAVYWYAVLLLQPTIYLVTCANLTNGGKTELLKSGSSKSTLKHIWTESSKDLSISRLLSQTFRGKENDTDLDLRYDAPETYSEQDLWDWLRNSTDLQEPRPRAKRRPIVKTGKFKKMFGWGDFHSNIKTVKLNLLITGKIVDHGNGTFSVYFRHNSTGQGNVSVSLVPPTKIVEFDLAQQTVIDAKDSKSFNCRIEYEKVDKATKNTLCNYDPSKTCYQEQTQSHVSWLCSKPFKVICIYISFYSTDYKLVQKVCPDYNYHSDTPYFPSG, via the coding sequence gtTACCTGTGCAAATTTAACAAATGGAGGAAAAACAGAACTTCTAAAATCAGGAAGCTCCAAATCCACACTAAAACACATATGGACAGAAAGTAGCAAAGACTTGTCCATCAGCCGACTGCTGTCACAGACTTTTCGTGGAAAGGAAAATGATACAGATTTGGACCTGCGATATGATGCCCCAGAAACTTATTCTGAACAAGACCTCTGGGACTGGCTGAGGAACTCCACAGACCTGCAAGAGCCTCGGCCCAGAGCAAAGAGACGGCCCATTGTCAAGACTGGgaaatttaagaaaatgtttgGCTGGGGTGATTTTCATTCCAACATCAAGACTGTGAAGCTAAATCTGTTAATAACCGGGAAAATCGTTGACCATGGCAATGGGACGTTTAGTGTTTACTTCAGGCATAATTCCACTGGTCAAGGGAATGTATCCGTGAGCTTAGTGCCCCCCACAAAAATAGTGGAATTTGACTTGGCGCAGCAGACAGTGATTGATGCCAAAGATTCCAAGTCCTTTAACTGTCGAATTGAGTACGAAAAGGTTGACAAGGCTACCAAGAACACACTCTGCAACTATGACCCTTCAAAAACATGTTATCAGGAGCAGACCCAGAGTCACGTGTCATGGCTCTGCTCCAAGCCCTTTAAAGTAATCTGTATTTACATTTCCTTTTATAGTACAGATTATAAACTAGTACAGAAGGTGTGTCCTGATTACAACTACCACAGTGACACACCCTACTTCCCATCAGGGTGA